The Thermofilaceae archaeon genome segment GTCCCGATTCTAGGCGGCGGAAGGGTGCTGATGGTAAAGCAGTGGAGAGCCCCGATACAGTCATGGGTGCTTGAGGTCCCAGCCGGCAAGCTGGAGCAGGGTGAAGACCCCCGCGAGGCGGCGGTCAGGGAGCTGGAGGAGGAGACCGGTTACATCGCCGGCTCCCTCGTTGAGCTGGGCAGCTTCTACGCTACGCCCGGCTACAGCGACGAAGTGATGCACTTCTACGCTGCGCTCCAGCTTTCGAAGGGGAGGGCCCACCCAGAGCCGGGCGAAGTACTGAAGGTTGTGGAAGTCGACGCTGACGAGTACCTCTACGGAGCCGGCAGTACCCCGCGCGACTTGAAGACCGTAGCCTCCCTCCTCCTCTGCAAGGCGAGGGGTCTGCTTTGAGCTTGAGAAGGATCGGCGCCGCCTTCTACCTGGTGAAGCTCTACAGCATCTTAACGGGCGCCCTTTTCATCCTCCTCATCACTCGCAACCTCAGCGTAAGCGAGTTTGGGGCTTGG includes the following:
- a CDS encoding NUDIX hydrolase, producing MEPRVLGDELLAVGRRLKLLRRRVEAGGVVFERDVVAFGEAVIVVPILGGGRVLMVKQWRAPIQSWVLEVPAGKLEQGEDPREAAVRELEEETGYIAGSLVELGSFYATPGYSDEVMHFYAALQLSKGRAHPEPGEVLKVVEVDADEYLYGAGSTPRDLKTVASLLLCKARGLL